The following DNA comes from Chitinophaga nivalis.
TTACGCAGGTCTACTTCCCAGCCCGTAACATCTGCATAGTCTGAGTTGGCAGTCAGCAGATCTACTGCACCACTGGTATTGGTAATATCCAGGTACATCTCTACCGGATTTTTGAAATGCTTTTTAAAATAACCCGCTGAGATTACCTCTCCTGCTCCAGGGTACCATTCTACCCGCAGATCGTAATGCGTGATTAATGTAGAAAGCACGCCCGTATTACGCTGTATACGGCCGTAGAGGTAGTTGAAACGTGCAAAGCTTGAGTTTTCAATCAATGCCGGGCGGATAGCCGATTGGGCGAACGAAGCCCTGATGTTGAAGTTGGAGAATGGCGTAATGGTCAGGTTGCCCGAAGGAAGGAACGCCCACGGCTTATCGTCTACGCTGGCATCGACGGTCTGGTGTACCAGCTTACCGGTTTCCGGATCTACATAACGCTGCTTATCCGAGTTATCCAGGTTGGCCTGTGATACCTTATCTGCTGCTTCATCCTTTATCTTCTCATATTTGTAATATTCTCCCCTGAGGCCCCATACCAAACGAAGCCAGGGTGTAAAGCGGTTATCCATCATCGCATACACAGCCTGGTTATTATTCTTACCCGTATAAGTGTTGTTATTGAAGGCTGCCGGGTAATAGAATGCATCTGTCAGCGGATTCGCAAAATCAATGTTCCATTGATTTACCGGTTTAAATGCATCTTTAAAATTTCCGGCTACCCCGATTGGCAAAACATTCCAATCGTAGTGTCCTTTTTTATCCATATACTGAAAACCAGCTTTCACCACCTGCGGTAACGTTTTCACAGTAAACCGATAGCTCAATGCTGCATCGGCCATCCAGTTGGTTTCAACATACCTGTAGGAAGAACGGCTTAACTGTCCGGGGTTAGCCGTGATACCAGGTTGAGGCAGATAGTTGTAAACAAAACCATTCAGCGTTTTCAAAGGACTCAAATTTGCATCTACAGCGTCCTGCTCGTGGTTGGTCACTTCATTGCGGGCTACGCTCCAGTCAAATTTTAAACGTCCAAAATTATGTTCTCCATTTATTCTGTTCTGTAACAGATCTATAAACTTAGGCCTGTCATACTCATTGAGCGCAGGATTCTCGCCAAATCCGAGATCATCTCCCCAGCCGGATATACGGAAAAACTGATTGGCAAATACCCTGGAGTAAAAATTGCGCGCAGTAATCCGGTGGTGTTTACCCTGCCATCCTGCATTGAGCAATGCTCCCCAGCTGGTGGTGAAATTGTATTGTTGCGCCTTTGATTCTTTGAGCTCCTCCAGCGTTTCCGGATTATACAGATTGTTGTTCTTTTTGTTGAAGGCGCCGCGTTCAAAATGCACGATATCATCTATAGCCTGTTCGTTACGGTAGCTCAGCGATCCCACGAATCCGATACGGCTATTCCTCAGGTTATAGCTACGCCCCAGGCTAAACTGATAGTTCTGTCCGGGAGCCGCTTTATAGGTACGGGTACCCATTCTCTCCAGACCGCCAATTTCTTTATTCTGGGCAGCGATCATTTGCGGCGTAACTTTTTCTATTCCGGGAGTGGGGATAAAGTTATAAGGATTCTGAGGATCATAGTTACCGGTGTTAATCGTCATGATCTCTTTGGGAAAGTGATTTCTGCCTCCGTCATCGAAGCCCAGGTAATCGCTCTTGCCACGTTGGAAGCCCAGAAATTCTTTACCTGTACTACCATTGATGTATTTACTGCCGAAGCTGAGGGTAGTAAAATTGTTATCGGCAATGGCCAGTGTATTGATCTGCACCATTCCTCCTCCAAAACCGAACCCCATATCAGGCGTAGCTGTTTTGGATACCACCACATTATCTACCAGGTTACTGGGAACAATATCAAATTCAAAGTCACGTACCTGCACATCAGTGCTTGGCAGCGCGGCGCCGTCCATCATAGCCATGTTATATCTCTCCGCTATACCACGTACTACCACCCGCCTGTTGTCGGTTGTACTTACGCCTGAAATACGTTTCAGGGTTTCTCCGATATTTTTATCCGGCAACGCAGCAATCTGCTCGCGGCTGATACCATTGGAGATACCGGCTTCCGTTCGCTGCCGGTTGTATAGAGAGGCGGCTGTTTCCTTTCTGACAGAGGATTTCACCACCACTGTCGCCAGATTACCTTTCTTTCTTTTAAGGGTGGCATTTAAGGTAAATGTTTCGTTTTCATTGATGGCTACGCCACTCACCTCTTTGGTACCATATCCCATTGAACTAATTAAAACCACGTATTTCCCTTGCGATAGCGGTAATGAAAAACCACCCGCATCATCTGTCACCGCTCCCATTTCACCCACGCGGATAGTCGCACCAATCACCGGCTCCCCATTTTCTTCGTCTATGACCTTCCCCATCATACGTCCTTTGTCTTTTTTAGCAGGAGCAGACTCTATTTTCTCTTTTTCAAATAATACCATTCCGCCGGCTATCTCTTTATACCCCACATTTGCCTGCTGTAATAAATACTGCAGGATGTCTGATAAGTTAGCCTGTTTAAATTCCTTCGGAGATACCTGCCATTGTGCAAGTCTTAATTTACCGGCGTCGTAGGCGATATTCACCGGAGAAGCTTCCTTCACCTGCCGCATGGCGACATCCAATGTAACATTTGCAAATCGAATTGACAGTTTTACCGTTCCGGGCGACTGTGCTTTTAATCCGGATGCCACCAGCATCAGGCAACATAGCATCAGCATCAACCTTAACTTGGTTGGGGCCAGTGTCCCTTTTTCTTTTTTCTTCATACCTTTATGATTGCTTTTTTTTAGATGGTAATGTTGCTTTCGTCAAAAATGGCATTACCAAAGTGTTTGGCAAATCCCGTTACCAGCGGGATTTGCTATTAATACAATATGATTGTCTTTCCTTGTATCTTGTATTGTATGCGATGAACCGCTGCCAGAGAGGCTATAATGTCGTTTATGCCAGTCTTCTGTATAAAGAATTTGGCATCATAATGCAGCTCACGGATATCATCATTATAGGTAACCAACGCTACACCGTATATTTCCTTTAACTCCGAAGCCACTTCCGAAAATGTAGCAGATTCCAACAGCAAAACACCTTGCTGCCAGGCCAATGCCTGTTTCCAGTCCAGGCTATCAATACTGGCATGCCGGCTCACCCGGTCCCATTCTAATCTTTTTCCTTTCGACAGCTCCGTTATTACTTCCGTGCTATCGCTCACCTGTACCCGCCCCTGTTGTACCCATATCTGTATCGACGGCCGGTCGGTGTATGCCTGTATATTGAAGGCGGTGCCCAACACTTTGGTTTCCAGCGTGCCCGTCTTCACTATAAAAGGTTTGGAACCGTCTTTCTGCACATCAAAAAATGCTTCTCCCATCAATTCCAGGCGTCGGTTTCGTTTTCCGTAGTGAGAACTGTATTGCAGCGTCGTACCGGATTTCAGCCATACCTGTGTATTATCAGGCAATTGTATTTGTTTAATTTCACCCAAAGGAGCTGTTATCGTATAATACGTAGTGGGCTGGTTAGCCAGGAAAAGCCAGGAAGCACCGATCACCAGCACGGTAATGCACGCAGCGGCCATCAGCCGGCCACGCAGGCGTACTACCTTCCCATCAGCCGCATGCTTATTTATTTGTTCCAGGATGTGCAATTGAATGCTGCCCTTGATGGCATTCCTTTTCCCTTCTTCCTGCCAAAGTCCGATCGGCCTGGTATCATCCACCGAATGATACCAGTCATCAACGAGGCTCCGCTGATCTTCATTTGTCTTTCCCAATAAATAATCCCGAAGTAGTTTTAACCGGTTGTATAGATTCATATGACAGTCCTTCTGCTATCTACATACCGGTTTAGGCAGGTGGTACTATATTTTCAATGTTACCGAATTGTGAATTCCTGAAACGGGGATAGATTACAGGATAAAGGGCAGGAAAATCGCCTGGCTTTGCAAGCGACCGCGAAGCCGTTTAAGGGCATTATGCACCTGATTTTTGACGGTTTGCTCTGAAAGGGACAGGCGCAGTGCTATCTCCCTAACGGATAATTCTTTTTCATAGCTGAGTATAAAGACTTCCCGCATTTTATCGGGCATGGAGGTAATTTCCGATTGAATTCTTTCCCTTAATCTGTCGAATTCGTAATGATCCTGCTTTTTTTGTTCGGTTTCGTCTGGCAGGCTATAAATAGATAATGGTAAATCCGTGGTACCCTGTTTGGCCTCGCGGTAAAGATGTCGGATGACACTGTATTTTAAAGCCGTAAATAAATAAGGACTCAACTTATCCTCCACAGTGATCTGCTGCCGGTTTTCCCAGGCATGAATAAAAATATTCTGTACAAAATCTTTGGCTGTTGCTTCGTCAGCCAGCCTGCGGTAAGCCATCGAAAACATCTCATCCCAATACCGTTCAAACAAACACGTAAACGATACCGTATCTCCCTGCTTTACCAGTTGCCATAATGCGGCATCATTTAAAGTGTTTTTATCCATTACAAATTACCTTGCGGGCACAAATATATAGTTACTGTTTTATCAAAATGTTATGCAGGGATAGTAAGTTCCCAGATGGATGTACTTTTAATCACTGCTGTAATGTTGCACTTTTCAATGCTTTTCCGGCGCCATTGCTGGCTGTAACATGCTGTCCGTAAGGATAGTACGCCGTATATTATCTTATCATTAACTTACATTACCTATACAATAAATAAGCACGTCCTCACCTGTTTCGCTGCATTCCTGAAAATATATTAACCTATCCAGCTGCCTTCCATCATAATTCCCGTATAACCGTGACATTTATCACCTAAACTTCTTATCAAATGTCCTTGTCCCATAGACCCGGGATGGCCCAACTTTGCATTATAATAAATCAACAAAATGAGACTAAAGGACGAAGTAGCTGTGATAACTGGCAGTAACAGCGGTATCGGTTTGGGTATTGCAGAAGCATTCAAAAATGAAGGTGCGCGGAGTACCATTACAGGCAGGAACCAACATACTATCGATGCTTCCATTCAACAGCTGGGCAATAATTTCATCGGGTTAAGGGGCGATGTGACGCATATGAATGATCTGGAAAACATCTTCCAGACAACAGATCCTCTAAGCAATTCAAATATCTTCATTTAACACATAACTTGTACTCCTTCCTCCGGCAGCTTCTTTGACAAGCAGTCCACGTTCAATTAAATCCTGGATATCCCGAACAGCTGTATCCTGAGATGTTTTAGCGATAACCGCCCACTTAGATGAAGTTAACTTACCATGAAATCCATCCAGGAGTTTGTTCAGCATAAGCCTTTGTCGTTC
Coding sequences within:
- a CDS encoding TonB-dependent receptor; this translates as MKKKEKGTLAPTKLRLMLMLCCLMLVASGLKAQSPGTVKLSIRFANVTLDVAMRQVKEASPVNIAYDAGKLRLAQWQVSPKEFKQANLSDILQYLLQQANVGYKEIAGGMVLFEKEKIESAPAKKDKGRMMGKVIDEENGEPVIGATIRVGEMGAVTDDAGGFSLPLSQGKYVVLISSMGYGTKEVSGVAINENETFTLNATLKRKKGNLATVVVKSSVRKETAASLYNRQRTEAGISNGISREQIAALPDKNIGETLKRISGVSTTDNRRVVVRGIAERYNMAMMDGAALPSTDVQVRDFEFDIVPSNLVDNVVVSKTATPDMGFGFGGGMVQINTLAIADNNFTTLSFGSKYINGSTGKEFLGFQRGKSDYLGFDDGGRNHFPKEIMTINTGNYDPQNPYNFIPTPGIEKVTPQMIAAQNKEIGGLERMGTRTYKAAPGQNYQFSLGRSYNLRNSRIGFVGSLSYRNEQAIDDIVHFERGAFNKKNNNLYNPETLEELKESKAQQYNFTTSWGALLNAGWQGKHHRITARNFYSRVFANQFFRISGWGDDLGFGENPALNEYDRPKFIDLLQNRINGEHNFGRLKFDWSVARNEVTNHEQDAVDANLSPLKTLNGFVYNYLPQPGITANPGQLSRSSYRYVETNWMADAALSYRFTVKTLPQVVKAGFQYMDKKGHYDWNVLPIGVAGNFKDAFKPVNQWNIDFANPLTDAFYYPAAFNNNTYTGKNNNQAVYAMMDNRFTPWLRLVWGLRGEYYKYEKIKDEAADKVSQANLDNSDKQRYVDPETGKLVHQTVDASVDDKPWAFLPSGNLTITPFSNFNIRASFAQSAIRPALIENSSFARFNYLYGRIQRNTGVLSTLITHYDLRVEWYPGAGEVISAGYFKKHFKNPVEMYLDITNTSGAVDLLTANSDYADVTGWEVDLRKSLGFIAKGAKFLDNLYFSGNLTIQNSQVQASAFRYGTIGGGADIDGKTYAYRTKTYLKEKRPLYGQVPVLYNIGLQYAGERFGANIAINHSGYKTFTVGMQPHYSELERPRDQVDAQLSYKFLKDKKLNVRLNVSNLTNSPYRFFINGQNTYQIKPATSDMNMNEWSDVYEWKEGFSQKYDAGHYEVAPDGKNKVRVGDTDTFIRKVGASFSLSVSYNF
- a CDS encoding FecR family protein, yielding MNLYNRLKLLRDYLLGKTNEDQRSLVDDWYHSVDDTRPIGLWQEEGKRNAIKGSIQLHILEQINKHAADGKVVRLRGRLMAAACITVLVIGASWLFLANQPTTYYTITAPLGEIKQIQLPDNTQVWLKSGTTLQYSSHYGKRNRRLELMGEAFFDVQKDGSKPFIVKTGTLETKVLGTAFNIQAYTDRPSIQIWVQQGRVQVSDSTEVITELSKGKRLEWDRVSRHASIDSLDWKQALAWQQGVLLLESATFSEVASELKEIYGVALVTYNDDIRELHYDAKFFIQKTGINDIIASLAAVHRIQYKIQGKTIILY
- a CDS encoding RNA polymerase sigma factor, whose amino-acid sequence is MDKNTLNDAALWQLVKQGDTVSFTCLFERYWDEMFSMAYRRLADEATAKDFVQNIFIHAWENRQQITVEDKLSPYLFTALKYSVIRHLYREAKQGTTDLPLSIYSLPDETEQKKQDHYEFDRLRERIQSEITSMPDKMREVFILSYEKELSVREIALRLSLSEQTVKNQVHNALKRLRGRLQSQAIFLPFIL
- a CDS encoding SDR family NAD(P)-dependent oxidoreductase, yielding MRLKDEVAVITGSNSGIGLGIAEAFKNEGARSTITGRNQHTIDASIQQLGNNFIGLRGDVTHMNDLENIFQTTDPLSNSNIFI